One Aegilops tauschii subsp. strangulata cultivar AL8/78 chromosome 7, Aet v6.0, whole genome shotgun sequence genomic window carries:
- the LOC141027190 gene encoding uncharacterized protein encodes MDADDWLRDILFEMESANVAPASYVTFATFHLKGPAAQWWQSHKGMLPAETVTTWQEFQLAFRARHIPQGLMDQKKKEFRKLSQDTMTVDKYQRKFLDLSRYAADDVCTDARKQEKFREGLCPDKKLALVAHDCVDFPTLVNQAFQTETGLTEYQESLKHTRDAAPSSSQPAQKR; translated from the coding sequence ATGGAtgctgatgattggcttcgtgacatcctGTTTGAGATGGAGTCAGCTAATGTTGCACCTGCCAGTTACGTCACCTTTGCGACATTTCACTTGAAAGGTCCAGCTGCTCAATGGTGGCAAAGCCACAAGGGTATGCTGCCTGCAGAGACTGTAACCACTTGGCAAGAATTCCAGTTAGCTTTCCGTGCACGACACATTCCTCAAGGTCTGATGGACCAGAAGAAGAAGGAGTTCCGCAAACTCTCACAAGACACAATGACTGTGGATAAATATCAGAGGAAGTTCCTTGATTTATCTCGCTATGCTGCGGATGACGTCTGCACTGATGCCCGCAAGCAGGAGAAATTCCGTGAAGGACTGTGTCCCGATAAAAAGCTCGCACTTGTTGCTCATGATTGTGTAGACTTTCCGACACTTGTTAACCAAGCTTTCCAAACTGAAACTGGCCTGACTGAGTACCAGGAGTCGCTCAAGCATACTCGAGATGCTGCCCCATCCTCGAGTCAGCCTGCTCAGAAACGTTGA